Proteins encoded in a region of the Paucibacter sediminis genome:
- a CDS encoding MvdC/MvdD family ATP grasp protein yields MIVVVSYEGEDHSDAVCACLQRAGRELLRIDLADFPVRNRIALRWRDGAAPQYLLEIAGREVDLAAARVVWWRRVRGFDVDPAILRGQHRAFASSETGQAVHGMLDALGCAWMNPRLADEAAHHKPLQWTLAQQVGLQVPATLVTTRAEEAQRFVAEQGLGQVVFKAFLASIEEWRETRLVTAEDLGRLDLLRLAPVIFQRYIPGVDLRITIVGRRLFTTEIDARHTSYPVDMRMVVGEGRAAAAQLPADIEAKLLALQDRLGLRYGAVDMRRTDDGQYLFLEVNPAGQWLFAERLSGLPITQAVADHLCELDGPAAGP; encoded by the coding sequence ATGATCGTCGTCGTCTCCTACGAGGGCGAGGATCACAGCGACGCGGTCTGTGCCTGCCTGCAGCGCGCCGGCCGGGAGCTGCTGCGCATCGACCTGGCCGACTTCCCGGTGCGCAACCGCATCGCGCTGCGCTGGCGCGATGGCGCGGCGCCGCAGTACCTGCTGGAGATCGCCGGCCGCGAAGTGGATCTGGCCGCTGCCCGCGTGGTGTGGTGGCGGCGCGTGCGCGGCTTCGATGTCGATCCCGCCATCCTGCGCGGCCAGCACCGCGCCTTTGCCAGCAGCGAGACCGGCCAGGCCGTGCACGGCATGCTCGACGCGCTGGGTTGCGCCTGGATGAACCCGCGCCTGGCCGACGAGGCCGCCCACCACAAGCCGCTGCAATGGACGCTGGCCCAGCAGGTCGGGCTGCAGGTGCCGGCCACCCTGGTCACCACGCGGGCCGAGGAGGCGCAGCGCTTCGTCGCCGAGCAGGGCCTGGGTCAGGTGGTGTTCAAGGCCTTCCTGGCCTCCATCGAGGAATGGCGCGAGACCCGGCTGGTGACGGCCGAGGATCTTGGCCGGCTCGACCTGCTGCGGCTGGCGCCGGTGATCTTTCAGCGCTACATCCCCGGCGTGGACCTGCGCATCACCATCGTCGGCCGGCGCCTGTTCACCACCGAGATCGACGCACGCCACACCTCCTACCCGGTGGACATGCGCATGGTGGTGGGCGAGGGGCGGGCGGCCGCGGCCCAGCTGCCGGCCGACATCGAGGCCAAGCTGCTGGCCCTGCAGGATCGCCTGGGCTTGCGCTACGGCGCCGTCGACATGCGCCGCACCGACGACGGGCAATACCTGTTCCTGGAGGTCAACCCGGCCGGACAGTGGCTGTTCGCCGAGCGCCTCAGCGGCCTGCCCATCACCCAGGCGGTGGCCGACCATCTGTGTGAGCTGGACGGGCCGGCCGCGGGGCCATGA
- a CDS encoding YbaY family lipoprotein: MTTRRISGQLLLPAQTPAAQGLRVRVEVRDVSLQDVASVLVAAQVMEGVAIAPGQGLAFELMAPEVPPGRSHALQVRVEQGGASARLLLLSTVAQPLPAKGELSGLELTLTPAS, from the coding sequence ATGACCACCAGGCGCATCAGCGGGCAGCTGCTGCTGCCGGCCCAGACCCCGGCCGCGCAAGGCCTGCGCGTGCGCGTCGAGGTGCGCGATGTGTCGTTGCAGGACGTCGCCTCGGTGCTGGTGGCCGCCCAGGTGATGGAGGGCGTCGCGATCGCGCCGGGCCAAGGCCTGGCGTTCGAATTGATGGCCCCCGAGGTGCCGCCGGGCCGCAGCCATGCGCTGCAGGTTCGGGTGGAGCAGGGCGGTGCGTCGGCCCGCCTGCTGCTGCTCAGCACCGTGGCACAGCCGCTGCCGGCCAAGGGCGAGCTCAGCGGCCTCGAGCTGACCCTGACGCCGGCCTCATGA
- a CDS encoding Crp/Fnr family transcriptional regulator yields MDMRAFDLPRYLANLPLFSDLSAPELLRLAGGCQLRRYQRGEAVFHVGQACEEFHVTVTGQVKLFAISPAGQEKVIELLGPGHSFAEALMFTGKPYIINAQALTDSLVLSVSKEAVLREIEADSRFALRMLAGISRRLHGLVHDVQAYALHSGVQRVIGYLLRDQLVEDCASGEVITVSLPVSKATVASRLSLTPEYFSRVLHELEAAGLIEVDKRDIRILDAQRLASHSSVGG; encoded by the coding sequence ATGGACATGCGCGCCTTCGACCTGCCGCGATACCTCGCCAACCTGCCGCTGTTCAGCGATCTCAGCGCGCCCGAGCTGCTGCGCCTGGCGGGCGGCTGCCAGCTGCGCCGCTACCAGCGCGGCGAGGCGGTGTTCCATGTGGGCCAGGCCTGCGAGGAGTTCCATGTCACCGTCACCGGCCAGGTCAAGCTGTTCGCGATCTCGCCGGCCGGGCAGGAGAAGGTGATCGAGCTGCTGGGCCCCGGCCACAGCTTTGCCGAGGCGCTGATGTTCACCGGCAAGCCCTACATCATCAATGCCCAGGCGCTCACCGACAGCCTGGTGCTGAGCGTCAGCAAGGAGGCGGTGCTGCGCGAGATCGAGGCCGACTCGCGCTTTGCGCTGCGCATGCTGGCCGGCATCTCGCGCCGCCTGCATGGCCTGGTGCACGATGTGCAGGCCTATGCCCTGCACAGCGGCGTGCAGCGCGTGATCGGCTATCTGCTGCGCGATCAGCTGGTGGAAGACTGCGCCAGCGGTGAGGTCATCACCGTCTCGCTGCCGGTCAGCAAGGCCACGGTGGCCTCGCGGCTCTCGCTCACGCCCGAGTATTTCTCGCGCGTGCTGCACGAGCTGGAGGCGGCGGGCCTGATCGAGGTGGACAAGCGCGACATCCGCATCCTCGATGCGCAGCGCCTCGCCAGTCACTCCTCGGTGGGTGGCTGA
- a CDS encoding c-type cytochrome, which produces MRCNRSWCWALACLPALLCLLPGLALAQAPAPTPTPQRQQQLLRMLQQDCGSCHGMRLTGGLGPPIHAQAMRELPRDSIAAVIYHGRPGTPMPPWKSMLSAAEAEWLAGVLRGEEVKP; this is translated from the coding sequence ATGCGTTGCAATCGGAGCTGGTGCTGGGCCTTGGCATGCTTGCCGGCGCTGCTGTGCCTGCTGCCGGGACTGGCCCTGGCGCAGGCGCCGGCCCCCACCCCGACGCCTCAGCGCCAGCAGCAGCTGCTGCGCATGCTGCAGCAGGACTGCGGCTCCTGCCATGGCATGCGCCTCACCGGCGGCCTGGGGCCGCCGATCCATGCGCAGGCCATGCGCGAACTGCCGCGCGACAGCATCGCCGCGGTGATCTACCACGGCCGCCCCGGCACGCCCATGCCACCCTGGAAATCCATGCTCAGCGCCGCGGAGGCCGAGTGGCTGGCCGGCGTGCTGCGGGGAGAGGAAGTCAAACCATGA
- a CDS encoding nitric oxide reductase activation protein NorD, which produces MEEWVGEQWHRLISRAAYRGYPEQAVALASVQRAAAVLYRAAGGASAVRIVPAGQARVGGPRGWLQRIAGAGQRAARPRLDAETLALPPQIDVFDDAGLNRDLYLWLAALAAAFEPGATWVIANRAATARALERCPGLAPRYQRLLAAHLAQRPDPARLNGMAARAEQALQAVLRHGLDGSPEGKLSGIELDGMQLAPVWLWLEPWSEAAATAPRADTGEGRAGDDGAKPRPRSTNNNTRRRTRQQAQSSDRPPLLLPSKIESILTWSEHVPVDRGTDDEDDDQSAAAADDMEKLTLARGQQTSASRIKFDLDLPSASADDRPLGPGEQLPEWDWKQRRLLPAHCAVQTLVATPAAGLFVPPPALRATARRVRRGLELLRAAPRWQRGCADGDAIDLDAWVRHASQASDGGPSLSDPAVYARRQRGERSLATLLLADLSLSTDAHVNNEARVIDVIRDSLYVFGEALHGLGDAYAMLGFSSVRRAHVRMQHLKGFDEAWKPAVQARVGAIKPGYYTRMGAAIRLAAKRLQERPERQRLLLILTDGKPNDLDVYEGRWGIEDTRHAVQEAREAGLTPFCLSIDEEAQDYLPHLFGNQGWAQVSRPAELPLRLAAVYARLTRRS; this is translated from the coding sequence ATGGAAGAGTGGGTCGGCGAGCAATGGCACCGCCTCATCAGCCGGGCGGCCTACCGCGGCTATCCCGAGCAGGCGGTGGCGCTGGCCTCGGTGCAGCGCGCCGCGGCGGTGCTTTACCGCGCCGCCGGCGGCGCCAGCGCGGTGCGCATCGTGCCGGCCGGCCAGGCCCGCGTGGGCGGGCCGCGCGGCTGGCTGCAGCGCATCGCGGGGGCGGGCCAGCGCGCCGCGCGCCCGCGCCTGGATGCCGAGACGCTGGCGCTGCCGCCGCAGATCGATGTGTTCGACGATGCCGGCCTCAACCGCGACCTCTATCTCTGGCTGGCGGCGCTGGCCGCGGCCTTCGAACCCGGCGCCACCTGGGTGATCGCCAACCGCGCCGCCACCGCGCGTGCGCTCGAGCGCTGCCCGGGCCTGGCGCCACGCTACCAGCGCCTGCTCGCCGCGCACCTGGCCCAGCGCCCCGATCCGGCGCGCCTGAACGGCATGGCCGCACGCGCCGAACAGGCGCTGCAGGCGGTGCTGCGCCATGGCCTGGACGGCTCGCCCGAGGGCAAGCTCAGCGGCATCGAGCTGGACGGCATGCAGCTGGCGCCGGTGTGGCTGTGGCTGGAGCCCTGGTCGGAGGCCGCGGCCACGGCGCCGCGCGCCGACACCGGCGAGGGCAGGGCGGGTGACGACGGCGCCAAGCCGCGCCCGCGCAGCACCAACAACAACACGCGCCGGCGTACCCGCCAGCAAGCCCAGAGCTCCGACCGCCCGCCGCTGCTGCTGCCCTCCAAGATCGAGTCCATCCTGACCTGGAGCGAGCATGTGCCGGTGGACCGCGGCACCGACGATGAAGACGACGACCAGTCGGCGGCCGCCGCCGACGACATGGAAAAACTGACGCTGGCACGCGGCCAGCAGACCTCGGCCTCGCGCATCAAGTTCGACCTCGACCTGCCCAGCGCCAGCGCCGACGATCGCCCGCTGGGCCCCGGCGAGCAGCTGCCGGAATGGGACTGGAAGCAGCGCCGCCTGCTGCCCGCGCATTGCGCCGTGCAGACCCTGGTGGCCACGCCGGCCGCGGGCCTGTTCGTGCCGCCGCCGGCGCTGCGCGCCACCGCACGCCGCGTGCGCCGCGGCCTCGAGCTGCTGCGCGCCGCGCCGCGCTGGCAGCGCGGCTGCGCGGATGGCGATGCCATCGACCTGGACGCCTGGGTGCGCCACGCCAGCCAGGCCAGCGATGGCGGCCCCAGCCTCAGCGACCCGGCCGTGTACGCGCGCCGCCAGCGCGGCGAGCGCAGCCTGGCGACGCTGCTGCTGGCCGATCTCTCGCTCTCCACCGATGCCCATGTCAACAACGAGGCGCGCGTGATCGACGTGATACGCGACAGCCTCTATGTGTTTGGCGAGGCCTTGCATGGCCTGGGCGATGCCTATGCGATGCTGGGGTTCAGCTCGGTGCGGCGCGCGCATGTGCGTATGCAGCACCTGAAGGGCTTCGACGAGGCCTGGAAGCCGGCGGTGCAGGCGCGCGTGGGCGCCATCAAGCCCGGCTACTACACCCGCATGGGCGCGGCCATACGCCTGGCAGCCAAGCGCCTGCAGGAGCGCCCCGAGCGCCAGCGCCTGCTGCTGATACTCACCGACGGCAAGCCCAATGACCTCGACGTCTACGAAGGGCGCTGGGGCATCGAGGACACCCGCCATGCGGTGCAGGAGGCGCGCGAGGCCGGCCTCACGCCCTTCTGCCTGAGCATCGACGAGGAGGCGCAGGACTATCTGCCCCATCTGTTCGGCAACCAGGGCTGGGCGCAGGTGAGCCGGCCGGCCGAGCTGCCGCTGCGGCTGGCGGCCGTCTATGCGCGGCTGACGCGGCGTAGTTAA
- a CDS encoding CbbQ/NirQ/NorQ/GpvN family protein, with the protein MMEMLSARQLSRELPEGLPFYASQGQECRLFEQAHASRLPLLIKGPTGCGKTRLVEHMAARLGRPLVTVSCHDDLSAADLVGRHLIAGGDTRWCDGPLTRAVRQGAICYLDEVVEARKDTTVVLHPLADDRRQLPIERTGELLDAAPGFMLVISYNPGYQNLLKGLKPSTRQRFVALSLDYPAPEVEQRIVRAESGCTAEQAARLVRLAQALRRLTEHDLEETASTRLLVMAARLTVAGLTLGEACRAAVVDALTDDAETAAALAEVVLAVVGDA; encoded by the coding sequence ATGATGGAAATGCTGAGCGCGCGCCAGCTCAGCCGGGAACTGCCGGAAGGGCTGCCTTTCTACGCCTCGCAGGGCCAGGAATGCCGGCTCTTCGAGCAGGCCCATGCCAGCCGCCTGCCGCTCTTGATCAAGGGGCCCACCGGCTGCGGCAAGACCCGGCTGGTGGAGCATATGGCCGCGCGCCTGGGCCGCCCGCTGGTGACGGTGAGCTGCCACGACGACCTCAGCGCCGCCGACCTGGTGGGCCGCCACCTGATCGCGGGCGGCGACACGCGCTGGTGCGACGGCCCGCTCACCCGTGCGGTGCGTCAGGGCGCGATCTGCTACCTCGACGAGGTGGTGGAGGCGCGCAAGGACACCACCGTGGTGCTGCATCCGCTCGCCGACGATCGCCGCCAGCTGCCCATCGAGCGCACCGGCGAGCTGCTGGACGCCGCGCCCGGCTTCATGCTGGTGATCAGCTACAACCCCGGCTACCAGAACCTGCTCAAGGGGCTCAAGCCGAGCACGCGCCAGCGCTTCGTGGCGCTGAGCCTGGACTATCCCGCCCCCGAGGTGGAGCAGCGCATCGTGCGCGCCGAGAGCGGCTGCACGGCCGAACAGGCCGCGCGCCTGGTGCGGCTGGCGCAGGCGCTGCGCCGCCTCACCGAGCATGACCTGGAAGAGACCGCCAGCACCCGCTTGCTGGTGATGGCGGCACGCCTGACGGTGGCCGGCCTGACGCTGGGCGAGGCCTGCCGGGCCGCGGTGGTGGATGCGCTCACCGACGATGCCGAGACCGCGGCCGCGCTGGCGGAGGTGGTGCTGGCGGTGGTCGGCGATGCCTGA
- a CDS encoding Crp/Fnr family transcriptional regulator, protein MSAAVFDVPRYLAVLPLFAGLPDADLQGMVREGVTALRLERGAMLLHAGDACDAVHLVVTGHVKLYTVASHGAEKVFELVGAGQSIGDTLIFNQQPYSFSAQALTEALVLRVPAALLTAQVRRDPAFALRLLAGASQRIEGLLRDVESYCLHSGAHRVVGYLLEQGGTAGQGSAEPITVSLPVSKANVAARLSLTPEYFSRVLRELEDEGLIQICRRDIRIMQPRRLARYSLQ, encoded by the coding sequence ATGTCTGCTGCTGTATTCGATGTGCCGCGTTATCTGGCCGTGCTGCCGCTGTTTGCTGGCCTGCCGGACGCTGACTTGCAAGGTATGGTCCGCGAGGGCGTGACGGCGCTGCGGCTGGAGCGCGGCGCCATGCTGCTGCATGCCGGCGACGCCTGCGACGCCGTGCACCTGGTGGTGACCGGCCATGTCAAGCTCTACACGGTGGCCAGCCATGGCGCCGAGAAGGTGTTCGAGCTGGTGGGGGCGGGCCAGAGCATCGGCGACACCCTGATCTTCAACCAGCAGCCCTACAGCTTCAGTGCCCAGGCGCTCACCGAGGCGCTGGTGCTGCGCGTGCCGGCGGCGCTGCTGACGGCGCAGGTGCGGCGCGACCCGGCGTTCGCGCTGCGGCTGCTGGCCGGCGCCTCGCAGCGCATCGAGGGCCTGCTGCGCGATGTCGAGTCCTACTGCCTGCACAGCGGCGCCCATCGCGTGGTGGGCTATCTGCTCGAGCAGGGCGGCACCGCCGGCCAGGGCTCGGCCGAACCCATCACCGTCTCTTTGCCGGTCAGCAAGGCCAATGTGGCGGCGCGGCTGTCGCTCACGCCGGAGTACTTCTCGCGCGTGCTGCGCGAGCTGGAGGACGAGGGCCTGATCCAGATCTGCCGGCGCGACATCCGCATCATGCAGCCGCGCCGCCTGGCGCGTTACAGCCTGCAGTAA
- a CDS encoding 4Fe-4S binding protein: MPEIVLAASPQAHTGRMARLQRLRRATQLGFFALFLCAPALNLLRFDLQETQLWFLGFRWSLGIDAFTRGEISANEAALAILLRGILPAVLFVVGFMTLAWRYGRVYCGWLCPHFSLVETLNELLHRATGKYSLWEKSERSGQAHAGWWPLFLLSGLFFGFAWSITLLTYLLPPTQIWSGLVHGTLTPNQARFILIGGAVFSTEMLLARHLFCRFGCAVGLFQSLAWMANPRALVVAFTRERARDCRDCSTAKAPEGAACDVACPMRLKPRNIKRLMFSCVQCGQCVTECESSHAPRGANPNLEWTVGVDALRETLKQRRQG; encoded by the coding sequence ATGCCTGAGATCGTGCTGGCGGCATCGCCACAAGCGCACACGGGCCGCATGGCCCGCCTGCAGCGCCTGCGGCGCGCCACCCAGCTGGGCTTCTTCGCCCTGTTCCTGTGTGCACCGGCGCTGAACCTGCTGCGCTTCGACCTGCAGGAGACCCAGCTCTGGTTCCTGGGCTTCCGCTGGAGCCTGGGCATCGATGCCTTCACGCGCGGCGAGATCAGCGCCAACGAGGCGGCGCTGGCCATCCTGTTGCGCGGCATCCTGCCGGCGGTGCTTTTCGTGGTGGGCTTCATGACCCTGGCCTGGCGCTACGGTCGCGTCTACTGCGGCTGGCTGTGCCCGCATTTCTCGCTGGTCGAGACCCTCAACGAGCTGCTGCACCGCGCCACCGGCAAATACAGCCTGTGGGAGAAAAGCGAGCGCAGCGGCCAGGCCCATGCCGGTTGGTGGCCGCTGTTCCTGCTCAGCGGCCTCTTCTTCGGCTTTGCCTGGTCCATCACGCTGCTCACCTATCTGCTGCCGCCGACGCAGATCTGGAGTGGCCTCGTGCATGGCACGCTGACGCCCAACCAGGCGCGCTTCATCCTCATCGGCGGCGCGGTCTTCAGCACCGAGATGTTGCTGGCGCGCCATCTGTTCTGCCGCTTCGGCTGCGCGGTAGGCCTGTTCCAGAGCCTAGCCTGGATGGCCAACCCGCGTGCCCTGGTGGTGGCCTTCACGCGCGAACGCGCACGCGACTGCCGCGATTGCAGCACCGCCAAGGCCCCCGAGGGCGCGGCTTGCGACGTGGCCTGCCCGATGCGGCTGAAGCCGCGCAATATCAAGCGCCTGATGTTCTCCTGCGTGCAATGCGGGCAATGCGTCACCGAGTGCGAGAGCTCGCATGCGCCGCGCGGCGCGAATCCCAATCTGGAGTGGACCGTGGGCGTGGATGCGCTGCGCGAGACGCTCAAGCAACGCAGGCAGGGCTGA
- a CDS encoding S8 family serine peptidase, with protein sequence MTLGYRTTDGSIVTLKPIAAQSTPLGDAPALKLSGREYAAMSTGRVLRAAQAHFDYPAPDGDGAVRAGAKTVAADELGALMARKRFAVFEDGESGLLRLAYRELVLRFRADSTRVQQAQLLKKLGLSKRSGNAFHAQQFVVVDAARRYSVEALIELALQLGEQALVEFATPNFISQYTRCASSAPPSPAKAQWHLAMVHARQAWALSQGRKSITVAVLDDGVDVDHPELKARLKRKPDPQEPRDLLGRDFYVPDSAADHFDPRPKRFRMPFDQMNGNDIHGSCCAGVAVGSGPRGFGMAPRCSLLPVKIFHADDLASDARVADAVRYAAQFADVISCSWGGPRSPDLQAAIADASTQGRAGRGAVIVCAAGNDAAPRVSYPAADAHCIAVGASTDARLQADYSNSGAQLAVVAPSSGGAKGIFCTDVALPGRGFNIGSVAAGGADGLFTNDFGGTSSATPLVAGLAALMLSLKPQLSPAQVAALLKRSAVKIGPPGSYDANGHSKAYGHGMVDALKTLQAVKALKP encoded by the coding sequence ATGACACTGGGCTACAGGACCACCGACGGCAGCATCGTCACGCTCAAGCCGATTGCGGCGCAGAGCACGCCCCTGGGTGACGCCCCCGCGCTCAAGCTCTCGGGGCGCGAGTACGCGGCCATGAGCACGGGCCGCGTGCTGCGCGCCGCGCAAGCGCATTTCGACTACCCGGCGCCGGACGGCGACGGCGCGGTGCGCGCGGGCGCCAAGACCGTCGCGGCCGACGAACTCGGCGCGCTGATGGCGCGCAAGCGCTTCGCGGTCTTCGAGGATGGCGAGAGCGGCCTGCTGCGCCTGGCCTACCGCGAGCTGGTGCTGCGCTTCCGCGCCGATTCGACGCGCGTCCAGCAGGCCCAGCTACTGAAGAAGTTAGGCCTCTCCAAGCGCAGCGGCAACGCCTTCCACGCGCAGCAGTTCGTCGTCGTCGACGCGGCGCGGCGCTACAGCGTCGAGGCGCTGATCGAGCTGGCGCTGCAGCTGGGCGAGCAGGCGCTGGTGGAATTCGCCACGCCCAATTTCATTTCGCAATACACGCGCTGCGCCAGCAGTGCGCCACCGAGCCCCGCCAAGGCGCAATGGCATCTGGCGATGGTGCATGCCAGGCAGGCCTGGGCGCTCAGCCAGGGCAGGAAGAGCATCACCGTGGCGGTGCTGGACGATGGCGTGGATGTGGACCATCCCGAGCTGAAGGCGCGCCTCAAGCGCAAGCCCGACCCGCAGGAGCCACGCGACCTGCTGGGGCGCGACTTCTACGTACCCGACAGCGCGGCCGACCATTTCGACCCGCGGCCCAAGCGCTTTCGCATGCCCTTCGACCAGATGAATGGCAACGACATCCACGGCAGCTGCTGCGCTGGCGTGGCCGTGGGCAGCGGCCCGCGCGGCTTTGGCATGGCGCCGCGCTGCAGCCTGCTGCCGGTGAAGATCTTCCATGCCGACGACCTCGCCTCCGATGCACGCGTGGCCGATGCGGTGCGCTACGCCGCGCAGTTCGCCGATGTGATTTCCTGCTCCTGGGGCGGCCCGCGCAGCCCCGACTTGCAGGCCGCCATCGCCGACGCCAGCACCCAGGGCCGCGCCGGCCGCGGTGCGGTGATCGTGTGTGCGGCCGGCAACGATGCGGCGCCGCGCGTCTCCTACCCGGCCGCCGATGCGCATTGCATCGCGGTGGGTGCCAGCACCGATGCCAGGCTGCAGGCCGACTATTCCAACAGCGGCGCGCAGCTGGCGGTGGTGGCGCCGTCCAGCGGCGGCGCCAAGGGCATCTTCTGCACCGATGTCGCGCTGCCGGGCCGTGGTTTCAATATCGGCAGCGTGGCCGCCGGTGGCGCGGACGGCCTGTTCACGAACGACTTCGGCGGCACCTCCTCCGCCACCCCGCTGGTGGCGGGCCTGGCGGCGCTGATGCTGTCGCTCAAGCCGCAGCTGAGCCCAGCCCAGGTCGCGGCGCTGCTCAAGCGCAGCGCGGTGAAGATCGGCCCGCCGGGCAGCTACGACGCCAACGGCCACTCCAAGGCCTATGGCCATGGCATGGTGGACGCGCTGAAGACGCTGCAGGCGGTCAAGGCGCTGAAGCCCTGA
- the cobA gene encoding uroporphyrinogen-III C-methyltransferase — protein sequence MSRLDEPRFFANSPSVTLVGAGPGDPELLTLKAARALAEARLVLYDALVSPAVLALAHPEAELVYVGKQSGHHHLSQEAIIALMIRLVRDEGRALLRLKGGDPYIFGRGGEEAEALAAAGIPFQTIPGISAAQAAAACAGIPLTHRDHADAVVFATGHLRAHAQAGAEQDVELDWPMLARPHQTVVIYMGLAGLEIISARLIAHGLPADTPAALIAHASRPGQRCLRASLSELPALARAEGVQSPALLLIGGVAALHERLMPQAAQALS from the coding sequence ATGAGTCGACTGGACGAGCCCCGCTTCTTCGCCAACAGCCCCAGCGTGACCCTGGTGGGCGCCGGCCCCGGCGACCCCGAGCTGCTGACGCTGAAGGCCGCGCGCGCGCTGGCCGAGGCCAGGCTGGTGCTGTACGACGCGCTGGTCTCGCCCGCGGTGCTGGCGCTGGCGCATCCCGAGGCCGAGCTGGTCTATGTCGGCAAGCAGAGCGGCCACCACCATCTCAGCCAGGAGGCCATCATCGCGCTGATGATCCGCCTGGTGCGCGACGAGGGCCGCGCGCTGCTGCGCCTGAAGGGCGGCGACCCCTATATCTTCGGCCGCGGCGGCGAGGAGGCCGAGGCCCTGGCCGCGGCCGGCATCCCCTTCCAGACCATCCCGGGCATCAGCGCCGCGCAGGCCGCCGCGGCCTGCGCCGGCATCCCGCTGACGCACCGCGATCATGCCGATGCGGTGGTGTTCGCCACCGGCCATCTGCGTGCCCATGCACAAGCCGGCGCCGAGCAAGATGTCGAGCTCGACTGGCCGATGCTGGCGCGGCCGCACCAGACCGTCGTGATTTATATGGGCCTGGCGGGTCTGGAGATCATCAGCGCGCGCTTGATCGCCCATGGCCTGCCGGCCGACACGCCGGCCGCCCTGATTGCCCACGCCAGCCGGCCCGGCCAGCGCTGCCTGCGCGCCAGCCTCAGCGAGCTGCCGGCGCTGGCGCGCGCCGAGGGCGTGCAGTCGCCGGCGCTGCTGCTGATCGGCGGGGTGGCGGCGCTGCATGAGCGGCTGATGCCGCAGGCGGCGCAAGCCCTGTCATGA
- the legP gene encoding Dot/Icm T4SS effector Zinc-dependent metalloprotease LegP — protein sequence MATKRSARRGQTPATTPSTSPATTQDACECRSGPLAGSARVQGFSFKNRWLHYADVDGDAMFEGDIVLGRAAELAADAANQDVTGRFGVGITGANVRWPNGRLPYEIDPTLPNQARVTDAIAHWEANTAIRFVLRTAGNAASFPDFVRFVPGGGCSSMVGRRGGQQNITLGSGCTTGNAIHEIGHTVGLWHEQSREDRDARVQIVWANIDPAMSHNFDQHIADGDDIGAYDFGSVMHYPANAFSVNGQNTIVPRSALPAGVVMGQRSGLSAGDIAAVQAMYPGIGSTTKEVQKDPISDVTIKEVRKDVAADPTIKEVRKDPTSDVTLKEVRKDPISDPTVKEVRKDPVRDPIPTRKEVALDNPRIPIPIPRPGPLRGPFDPSATPYVLASGSRYAGDSGDALAEAAAQLEQLAEAHTQAQQEADALAEAYEQALQHWLSLQGGDGA from the coding sequence ATGGCGACCAAGAGATCAGCAAGGCGCGGTCAAACTCCGGCCACCACGCCGTCCACCAGCCCGGCCACCACGCAGGATGCCTGCGAGTGCCGTTCCGGCCCACTGGCCGGCAGCGCGCGGGTGCAGGGCTTCAGCTTCAAGAACCGTTGGCTGCACTATGCCGATGTCGATGGCGACGCGATGTTCGAGGGCGACATCGTGCTGGGGCGGGCGGCCGAGCTGGCCGCCGATGCCGCCAACCAGGATGTCACGGGCCGCTTCGGCGTCGGCATCACCGGCGCCAATGTGCGCTGGCCGAATGGCCGCCTGCCCTACGAGATCGATCCCACGCTGCCCAACCAGGCGCGCGTCACCGACGCGATCGCGCATTGGGAGGCGAACACCGCGATCCGCTTTGTGCTGCGCACCGCCGGCAATGCCGCCTCCTTCCCGGACTTCGTGCGCTTCGTGCCGGGCGGCGGCTGCTCGTCCATGGTGGGGCGGCGCGGTGGACAGCAGAACATCACGCTGGGCAGCGGCTGCACCACCGGCAATGCCATCCACGAGATCGGCCACACCGTGGGCCTGTGGCATGAGCAGAGCCGCGAGGACCGCGACGCGCGCGTGCAGATCGTCTGGGCCAATATCGACCCGGCGATGTCGCACAACTTCGACCAGCACATCGCCGATGGCGACGATATCGGTGCCTACGATTTCGGCTCGGTGATGCACTATCCGGCGAATGCCTTCTCGGTGAACGGGCAGAACACCATCGTGCCGCGCAGCGCGCTGCCGGCCGGCGTGGTGATGGGGCAGCGCAGCGGCCTGTCGGCCGGCGACATCGCGGCGGTGCAGGCCATGTACCCCGGCATCGGCAGCACCACCAAGGAGGTGCAGAAGGACCCGATCAGCGACGTCACCATCAAGGAAGTGCGCAAGGATGTGGCGGCCGATCCCACCATCAAGGAGGTGCGCAAGGACCCGACCTCGGACGTGACGCTCAAGGAGGTGCGCAAGGACCCGATCAGCGACCCGACCGTCAAGGAGGTGCGCAAGGATCCGGTGCGCGACCCCATCCCGACGCGCAAGGAGGTGGCGCTGGACAACCCGCGCATCCCCATCCCGATCCCGCGGCCCGGGCCGCTGCGCGGCCCCTTCGACCCCTCGGCCACGCCCTATGTGCTGGCCTCCGGCAGCCGCTATGCGGGCGACAGCGGCGACGCGCTGGCCGAGGCCGCGGCGCAGCTGGAGCAGCTCGCCGAAGCGCATACCCAGGCCCAGCAGGAGGCCGATGCGCTGGCCGAGGCCTACGAGCAGGCGCTGCAGCATTGGCTCAGCCTGCAGGGCGGAGACGGCGCGTGA